In Pyrus communis chromosome 15, drPyrComm1.1, whole genome shotgun sequence, the genomic stretch CTGCATCAAATGATGAAACTGGTAGAGTATCCCCCAACTTTCCAGACACCGTAACCACAGGAGAAGTCTCTTCTAAATTAGAATTTTCAAGTAGCTGAATTCCGAACAGCCTACAGCCATTCCCAGTGCTTTGTCTCCTTTCCCCACAATCTTTGTTCATAACAGGTGAAAAAGGCTCGGTTACACCATCAACTCGATTAGGCCAAAACATCGAGTTCCCAGAAACAGCAGCAAGAGAATTATTCCCAGTAAAGCACAGAGAATTGGGTTTTGAAGCAGAATTATACTTCGGAGATGGATAAATGTCTCGCCCACGCTGTGAGTCGCTATAGGAGAAAGCCGAAGGAGACTCAGCTTTGGATTTCCATTCACCTAGTAAACAAAGAACATACAAGATTTAAGGATAAAAAAGTCAAAACAGATTAGGAATCACACGTCACTATGTAAACAAACATACCCAGCGCAGTAAGGTCTGGGGATGGCGAAGGTAAAACAGGAGGCCGAGCCCGCTTATTCCTCAGTGCAGGTTGGGAGTTTTGGGGAGCAGTTGCCACCAGGGGCTCCAAATCCCATGGTGATACTCGATCTGGTCGCAATATTGATGAGGGCTCATCCCATTGGACCTGAAAAGTTAAAACACCGcgacaaataaataaatctttGCTATATAGTTCATCTTCAACTGACGAGACTTAAATCATGTGACACACCTTAAAGAAAAAGTTATTtgtcttgaaaaaaaaaaaaatgattataaagCCTCTAGATGTGGTTCCCCATCACAAAACCATAGTGTGATTTATCTCCAAATGTCTATGGCCAGAGTCAAATAGATTCTTGTAGGACTGACTCAAAACTCAATTTAGGAACATAATTGGAAAAAATACCTTTAGTGATCTCCACTCAGAATTCGCCCATCCAGGTGCTGTATTATCTCCAACTCCAACAATTGTACCACTGAACCTGTAGTGTGGTAAAAAATGATTAGGTCAGACTGCTAATGACTCCATTCAGAAAAACCAAGCAGGGAAAACATACCTTCTTTCAGGAACTTCCTCACCCTCAAATCTCATCTTAAACCTCATCCCAACAGACAGCTTCTGACTGCGAGCTTCAATGTACTTGTTGACACTTACAAGGAACTCAGACCGACTTGTTCTGGCACAAATGGACCCAGCAAATAATATTTTGTCAGGAATCAGGATAAAtttgagaaataaaacaaatgacCCAGCTACCCATTAACTTATCAAGAGATGTCTCATTCCTCCAATAAGGCAAGTATATTCTAATAGAGTAACATCAAGAGAAGAAATAACCCAACCAAATAGGCTGCCAaacttttttaaatataatataaaagaaATGATTATGCCAGCACCAATAACAAAACTCTTCAACATATTTAGGGACAATTTGataactttttcattttttagtttttagtttttagttttcattttttgtgttaGATAGAGGGCATATACAAGAGAGAATGACAGATATAGAAGAATGGAGGAAGAAAGGAAGGAGGGACATATGCAGAAGAAATGTATACGGATGGTTACACAGAAtgaaaactaaatcaaaaacTGATTTAAGATGTTTTTACTTTCAAGAAtttgttttcattcattcttctttttgCTTTCCCTCCCTCCTTATCCATCCTTCTTATCCATCCTTTCTCCATACACTTTCCCCATATCTCAAgcacaaaaagtgaaaactaaaaacgaaatggttatcaaatagGATTTTAGTCTAAACACCATTATTCACTCGTACAAAATCAGAGTGCAATATATAAGAAATAGTCTGAGAAATTACACATAATAAGACTAGAAGGGCATTGGTAACAAATAAGATATGATAAGAACTCATTCGACTCCATATAAAGCAAAGGAGACAAGACCTTGGCTTGTAGAATACAGAAAATAGTGTCCCAGTTGCAATGGCATGAGATGCAGTCGCCAAAACTCCAAGATGCATGCTGTGACTAGAAATAACAGAAGACGGCATATTGCTTGGTTGTCTCATGAGTCTCCTTACTCCAACACGCAGCTCTCCATTTTCACCTCTGGAACATACATGTAAAACGACATATAAGCAAACAATACACCAACTTAATGTTAAggtaacaaagaaaagataattaGTCCTCTTTATTGACTACAGACTTGCCTTAGGAATATAAATGCATCCCCAGCTACTAATTTCTTAGAACTCACAAAAACACTCCATCCAGTTGTGAGCAAGTGGCGCCTTGGTTGCCCTGGTTTGTTTTAGAAGAGGAAAAATgtagaaaaatataaaagcGTAGGGTCTCACTATCACGCTGATAACAGCATAAAATTAAGGCAACAAAACAACACAACATCATATAATGCCAGCCAACATGACTAATATATGGATACAAATATTCCACAACATGATGCTGGATCTGAAGTCATGAGTTTCACAGACAAGAAAAGGAGAAACTACATGGTATTGCACTATTTTGGAAGAAATGAGtacaataaaaagataaaaagatgCTGAAGTACTGCAAATAGATAAAAGAATGCCGagccacaaaagaaaaaggggaagCCAGTCCAAAGCATTGCCAACCAGACCaaccaaaataacaaaactTATGCAAGCACATGTAAGCTACCCACTCaccattcaaaataaaaaaatattaactaaTTACTAaaacaaagttacaaacataaAAGTGGCTCAATGCATAATGAATGTGACATAGACAAAATGCAATTTTAGGAAGATTCCTGGCTAAAGCAGTTACAATAAGAAACACGAGTATCCAGTAAACCATTCAAAAAATATAGCCAACCTCGAAATATGTGCCGAAAATGCCATTCATTTCCATGCAAATCAGTTGCAACCAATTCTTGCCATGGAGGTTGCTGGGACATATCctgaaaaatttgaaattcaggCAATGCATAGAGAAACGAGCCAACCCCTACCAGGCCACCCCAAGGCATAGGATAGGAGAAAAAGACAAGCAAACATATGGTATAAATAAGGTAGAaactcaaaaatattaaaagtttgttaaaaaataaactaaCCAGTGGTGGCAGACAATCATCAGCATGCCTACGAAGGACGGAGAATCCACCATGTGTGCTGGTGTCAGAAGCAGTAAGTGTCTTGCAGAATGAATGTACTGTACACCGTGGAGTTTCTGGGAGTGGAGGATCTGGGCTTGTTACCTCACTTTGCTGATCCATGAAGAAGAATCAAATTAAGGAAAACAACACAAATGCAAAAGGGGAAGCCAAGGGCTGCAATCAATTATAAATCTAGGTACAAACAGAAACTACAAAGAAAAATACTTCATCAAAATTGGTTAATTAATCTTTTACAGGTTAGGGGAAGACAACTCACATCTGCTTCTGGTAGGAGGGTAACTTGTGCATAAACCTCATCTGTTTCAGGTTCAGCCTACATTCACGTTAAGTAAAAATCACACAACTACAAACTAGAGCCAACTGATGCAcgataagaagaaaaagaaaaaaaataccataACAAACTTAAAAAATGGTCACCCACCCGAAGCTGAACATTAACAACTTTACATAGAATTTTGGATGGAAGATTGAATGAAGGCATTTGTTGCTCCGACCCTTGATGCATTGATGCTTCAAGctattataaagaaaaatacatgtAAAGTCAGTAAGATAGACAAAGATCATATAGAGCAAATTAAACTATTCTAGATCAGTTTATTTTATAACGATGAATATACAGTTGTCATATTCGGCCCAAACAGCAAAAGTAACAACGTATTATTCTTATAGAAAAAGGTGAATAAGAAAATCAACTAATTGACTTCTATGAGAgcaagaaaaaaattgtaaaactgaaaaattaagaaaacaaaaatggaagacaaaagtaatataaaattctaaaattatGCACTAAAACATATTATATGAAAGCCAAGCAGAATACACAATCTAAAGTGAGTTGCACGGTTGAACCAAGctttaaaataaaactttggACTAAAGTTCATAGTACTGATATAACATAGGTGGCGCTGGAGTACAGTTCACAAACTAAAAGACCCAAGGCCCACCAATCAAAACCTTACCTAAAACGCACAATATCTACAAACCATATAACAACCCACATCCCATGTAAAGACAATCTAAAGCATCCAACCAAAGGCAATCAAAACCTGGACCTTGCAATCATACTAATCGACAACACCAACAGCACATTACATGGATATTAGGGACTCCAAGTTCATGGAAACACTTCGGTAAGTACCATCACTAGGATCACAAAGCACATCCAACACCAGACTGAGTCCACACAACATATGTTATACCGCAGCTCCAAATTTagagagaagtaaaaaaaaaaaagaggtggGGTACTAGCGACTAGCTAttcaatattttaatattaattcaAAGGGGAAAAAGCATGCGTCTTGTTCCAGTTTTCCCACTTAACTTTCCATTTGGTTCGGATCCCCCCTAAACCTTTAAAATGTGCCAATGTCCCCTCTCCGTTAATTGACGTCACAACCAGAATATACCCCACCCCAAATTGACTGGAACATAGAACCCTCACTTTCGATTAGAGCAGTAAACCCAAGTTCATTATAGTGCAATCCAGACTAAAATTGAGAATGATCTTGGCATGAACAATTAAAGCTACTGTCTTCTCTCTTCAATTCTCTTAacgttttaataaaataaaataaatattaaaataaaaataaaaaacccctTAAACCTGTAGTAAAGGAGAATCATCTCTCCCTTTAGAGCTCACTATATATCTCTTCATTGTACAGGTTGTCCATTGACTACAGCTATTTGTATTAAACGGTAATTGCTTACATAATTCAAAATTGGTTTCTGACATTATTAAGTAAAACATCATTCCAAAAGATGCAGTTACCAATTCAACCCACTGGCTACCTGTAGATAAACTTAAAGCTCGGACATACCTGTTCCATATGACCCTGTGGAAAGTAATAAACTCGCTCCCCTTCACGTGGAAGGGTGACAAGGGGACCAGCACAAGCATGCCATAGTTCCTTATACAAAGCATCACCAGGTGTCCCTATAAAATCAACAAAGTTTAGCCACACGAATGAGGAGAAGGAAGATGTACTATAGACACAAAATGAAGACATCAAATAAACCCACTCAAACAAAGGCAAATACTTCTAGCCCCTTCGAAACCACTGTAGCGATTAGAAATCTATTAATTATCAAGATGTAAGAAAATACAATTCAGAGACAAGTATTAAAAACAGGAAACAAATTTGCAGTAACAGAGGCATCCTATAAATGTTGTTCCTTCAATTCTTTTCTCCTTGGCTTATAAGATGATACAACGGTTTGTTGTCAGCTTATCATCCTAACTTTAAACTACATAAATGCCCTGGATGTATCCTGTTAGGTAGCATATGATATGGCTATCAAATTACAAGAGAAACAATGCCCTTAGTTAGTCATGACCTGTGGTAATCCTTAAACTAAAAAGATCTTTTACAAAGTGAGCCAGTTCTTAGGTCTATAAAAACTCAAATACATTCCAGCACAACAATGAATTTATAACTTCTCTAGAAAAGTAAAATACAATTATGGTAAAACATTTTCAGAAAACATTTTTAGTAAAAGCATTTGTAAAATGATTACTCCCTAAATTCTAACTAAGCCATGGCCTCAATAAGATTTGTTTCCACGCGAATGCATCAGTAACAAGGTATAAGCAAAATTTCTGCATATTAAACACCTGTGATCTGTCCCTTTGGGACATCCTATAAAACACCTATGATctagaaaatatgaaaacataTATGATAAGCACCTTTAGTTGGATTTGTATAGATGGTCTTAATGGTAATCAGTAATGTCTTCATGTTTTGGTAAAAattaatgatcataaggttcaTCAATAATTCACCTTCGAATTAAGTATAGCATACTAACAGCAAGCAAAACACAACTTTCAAATTAGTAAGAGGTTCCACCAAATGAGAAAATCAAACCTGTCCTGGAAGTGCCTTGGGGATGATTGGAAGCTGAGAATGCCATAACAAAACTGAGAAAATATTCTCCCAACCCTGAAGCTTTTTTTCTGCGGAAACCCAAGTGTTAAACAAGTTGTTTGTATAGAAAGTAGAAACAAGCCACCCAACGCTGTCCAACTAATAGTACTACCAACTAAGACAAACCCAATAAGTAAATCCCCTTAATGATCACCCATAATCAATGCAAAACTAGCTTCAGCGCCTAGTAGTTATTAAGCCTTAAAATCTACACACTTTCTATGCCAGCAGCTAGCCTTGTGTGAACAATAAAGCATTAAATGACTAACCTTTTCGGGTCCTTAACCTTTCTTAGCCTAAAAAGGGCAATTTTTTTCAGTAAAGTAGAATTTGAAACGCACTTTAATGCagaattgaagaaagaaaagccAGAACGGAACAAATTCCATGAAATGCACTTTTGTATGTTTGTAGATTTCGATTGTGTATAATATCGAAAATGCATTTTCATCGATTTCGCAATTTTTCGGATCCAAAAACGCAACTTCATTTAACCCCCAACTCAGTACCATCTTCAACTCTAATaaaatttcactattttttcccttttgaaaaaaacaaaaaaaaggaaaaaaaaaaattaaagcagtTAATATCATGAGTTGGACcattttcccaaaaacaaaactaagaTCCCCAAACTCTGGATCTCTCACAGATTTGGAATCCCAGTACAAAAAGAACTGAAGAATTCAGAGAAACAGATTTAGCGAGCAGTAATAAGAGTGTACCTTACCACAGAGAAACAGATGCAGAGCTGATCAGCTGAAACGAATCCTCCTCCTGACCTGAAACAagtaaattagggttttgatttgggAGTGGGAGTGGGGGAATTTGGGAATTGGGAATTGGGAATTGGGATCGAAGGATGATAAGATTAAGGTCGTGTTTGGTCGAAGCCGACACCACCCTTTCGCTGcccctcttttctctctcttactCCTtggctattttttttattttattcttttacatttactatttaaataaataattattattagcatttcaatAATCTCAATTATTTCcgtcacatattttttttaaaggttcTAGAAATTTTGTAATCGTGACCGTTaattgtacatcgtgcagttaaaaattattttaaaatttaaattttaaaattaaacataaataacacctaacaaaaactaactgtatgatgtacaatgaacgatcATGATCACGGAATTCCTAGTATTCTTAGGAAAATGATCCGGCGAATGATCCGGCGATGATCATTAGGAAAAAGATCCGGTGatgatctttttttcttttaaaatgctAATAGCAATtccttttaaataataaattattatataatttaatgttttaattacaattagTTGTTTTGTCCAAGGTTGGCAAAGAAACGGGCTACCGGCAgacgaagagagagaaagagactgACGAAGCTGTTGACAACTCGATGGATTTACTGACAGACGTTGGTTGGGTGGGTGCGTAATGCGCACGCTCTTTGTAAATTGTTTCatacgaaaataaaaaaataagataaaatatatAGTCACGGGTTATGGATGAAGGAATTCAAGGTACCCTGAAATCCCTACAACAATTGGTACAACTTTACCCCCTGCCGTCTCTTTCCCCATCCCCTTCAACTTTTCATTTCATATTCAACCTTCTTTTTCCGAGCGAGtggttgatttttctttttctttttttactaaGAGAATACCAGGATCTTCTTTGATGGGTCCTAATCCGACATTGATGGGAAAAAGAAGGAAGTTGACTCGTCGGTTTacgttttgttttcaaattatttttttaaataaacgatattatttaaaTAAGTAAGCTCCATAATAggttaacaataatatgatttaaattcgtcgttggcgagaatcaaatttAAGACTTCTCACCTTATAAGTGAAAATTAATATCACTAGACCTAAGTAGCtgttcaaatttattttagtATAAAGTATGGTTAGTATTAAAAGAActtgttttcttattattgATTATTCTTAATTccctattctttcttttttttatttttttatttgagaatATACTAAATTTATTAATTCCCTTTACAGAGTTTGGGATCCatttaattgagattttgagggatcttaattatttttacaaattttggaGTATTTAATTAGGTTTTAAGGGATTCTCAAGAgtctaaaaatgtttttttaaagaagtttataatatTCTAGttgtattaaataaaaattgattttaaaggatttcaAAAAATTGGAGAATTAAAGAGATTTCATAGTATATTTTAAGTATTCTCAAATTTCATCTCTCTCATGAGAATTTGAGAGTACTCACtcaaattttacataaaatctctacaaatcaattaaactccatcaaAATCTATGCATTTATAAATACATCAAAGTCtctcaaaattccaattgaataaaACCCCGTTTAAGAGGGATactattattttgaaatataaGATCCTACTACACATTAGTAAATACAGAAGGTGCTATGGATATGCATATGTTTGGTTCCCGATGATCTTTTGTTATTCTTCGCGTGAAACACTGCTGCAGAACTGTCACACAAACTTCATGAAAAATGATAGTTCCTATATATTTACTACAAAATACGTAGCCATTAATTTGCTGACAACGTTTGAGATTGTTGAGCCCAAAACCGATTAAAATCGGGACATGTTTCCCACTTTTGCTTCAACCGGGCTATTATAACCGGCAAAGCCACCGCAGCATTTTCCCTTAACACATCTAGCACCTCAAGCCCCATGTCATCGTATAATCGTTCAATGCACCTCAGATTCATCGCTGTGAAGTGATCTTCGAGACGGATTTGATGAACTGTTTCGTTGTTGATCTTGTCCAGTAACTGTTCTGCACGTTTACTGGTTGATTTCACCGTCTGCAAAAACATGTCAAGCTCATACATGTCGTCTTCATAGCGAAAAAGGCTTTGTTCGTGCTCTGATTTGGGCACAGAAGTGGAAGTAGTAGTAGTAACGCATAGTACGCAACTGTCGTTGAGTACTTGAGACTCAAGTCCTCTTCTTCTGGAATCACAATGTGTTGATGAGGAATTCTTTGGCAGCAAGCAATAGCTTGGCGTGCAGTTACCCTTATCTTTTACCGCTGTTGTTGGTCCAGGGTAACTGTGATAATCTTGACGAAGAGGGGGCAGAAAGCGAGTGAGTTCTTCTAGTAAATCTGGGTGGTCTTTGAAAAGAGC encodes the following:
- the LOC137717535 gene encoding auxin response factor 1; protein product: MAFSASNHPQGTSRTGTPGDALYKELWHACAGPLVTLPREGERVYYFPQGHMEQLEASMHQGSEQQMPSFNLPSKILCKVVNVQLRAEPETDEVYAQVTLLPEADQSEVTSPDPPLPETPRCTVHSFCKTLTASDTSTHGGFSVLRRHADDCLPPLDMSQQPPWQELVATDLHGNEWHFRHIFRGQPRRHLLTTGWSVFVSSKKLVAGDAFIFLRGENGELRVGVRRLMRQPSNMPSSVISSHSMHLGVLATASHAIATGTLFSVFYKPRTSRSEFLVSVNKYIEARSQKLSVGMRFKMRFEGEEVPERRFSGTIVGVGDNTAPGWANSEWRSLKVQWDEPSSILRPDRVSPWDLEPLVATAPQNSQPALRNKRARPPVLPSPSPDLTALGEWKSKAESPSAFSYSDSQRGRDIYPSPKYNSASKPNSLCFTGNNSLAAVSGNSMFWPNRVDGVTEPFSPVMNKDCGERRQSTGNGCRLFGIQLLENSNLEETSPVVTVSGKLGDTLPVSSFDAESDQHSEPSNLNRSDLPSGSCDAEKSCLRSPQESQSRQIRSCTKVHMQGIAVGRAVDLTRFERYEDLLKKLEEMFDIEGELCGSTKKWQVVYTDDEDDMMMVGDDPWHEFCSMVRKIFIYTLEEVKRLSPKIKLPLNEVKAGQPDSEAAVNTEDRSSIVGPAY